AAATGCGGGAGAACTAGTTGATAATTTAATGGAGCAGATCAAGCAATTCCAACCTGGATTTACTTTAGGAGAAACAGCCGTTTCCTACACTAAAGTGGATGATGAATGGTTTGAAGTTGTAACTAATAAAGGAACTGTTCACAGATGTAAAGCTATTGCTATTGCAGGTGGTTTAGGTACTTTTGAACCAAGAAAACCCGCTTTCGAAAATCTTGCAGATTATGAAGAAAAAGGTCTTGAATATTTCGTAAAAGAGCCTGAGCACTTCAGAGATAAAAAAGTGGTTATCGCCGGAGGTGGAGATTCTGCGCTAGACTGGAGTATTTTCCTTTCAAACGTAGCAAGCGAAGTAACGTTGATTCACAGAAGAAATGAATTCCGTGGGGCTTTGGATTCTGTAGAAAAAGTTCAGGAGCTTAAAAATCAGGGGAAAATCAAATTGATTACACCTGCTGAGGTTACCGGAGTAAAAGGTGACGGTAAAGTCGAAGCGATTACGGTTGCGGTTGACGGACAGGAAGCTTATGACATGGAAACTGATTATTTTATTCCTTTATTCGGATTAACACCTAAATTGGGAGAAATCGGAAACTGGGGATTAAATATCGAGAAAAATGCGATCGTTGTCAATAATGCTTTAGATTACCAAACCAATATCGAAGGGATTTATGCTATTGGAGATATCAACACCTACCCTGGGAAGTTAAAATTGA
The sequence above is a segment of the Chryseobacterium sp. MYb264 genome. Coding sequences within it:
- a CDS encoding NAD(P)/FAD-dependent oxidoreductase, which encodes MITTDILIIGAGPTGLFAVFEAGLLKMKCHIIDALPQPGGQLAELYPKKPIFDIPGYPSVNAGELVDNLMEQIKQFQPGFTLGETAVSYTKVDDEWFEVVTNKGTVHRCKAIAIAGGLGTFEPRKPAFENLADYEEKGLEYFVKEPEHFRDKKVVIAGGGDSALDWSIFLSNVASEVTLIHRRNEFRGALDSVEKVQELKNQGKIKLITPAEVTGVKGDGKVEAITVAVDGQEAYDMETDYFIPLFGLTPKLGEIGNWGLNIEKNAIVVNNALDYQTNIEGIYAIGDINTYPGKLKLILCGFHEATLMCQSVYNRLNPGKKFVLKYTTVSGVDGFDGSRKEAEKAVVKKID